DNA sequence from the Fimbriimonadia bacterium genome:
AGGAGACCGGTGGTAAAATCCTGACGCAGTGACCTCGGTTCAACTAGCGAGCGGACCTACCCCTGCCGGCACGGTACTGGGAATTCCCATCCACGTAACCACCATGTCGGACGCATTGCGGCGGGTGCAAGAGTTCATCCGCGAGGGCGTGCCGCGATTGGTGGTCACACTGGATGCGGGGGGACTCGTGCTCGCCGCGAGGGACCCCGAGTGGGCCAAGCTACTCGAGTCCGCGGACCTGATCACGCCGGACAGCAGCGGCATCGTTTGGGCTCTGCGCCGGAGTGGTCTGGCGATCGGGGGGCGCGTGGCCGGGTGTGACATGGCGGGGGAGCTGTGCAGGCTGAGTCAGCAGCACGGGTACCGCGTATATCTGCTGGGGGGCGCGCCGGGTGTCGCGGAGAAGGCAGCCTGTGCACTGACCGCCACCTATCCCGGATGCAGCATCGTCGGCTTCGACCATGGGTACTTCCAAGAAGCGGAAGAGCCCGAAGTACTGTCAAGGATTGCCAACGCGAAACCGGACATCTTGCTGGTTGCGATGGGCATGCCTCGTCAGGAGAAATGGATCGCGCGGCATCGGGAACGGCTAGGCGTCCCCGTGTCTATCGGCGTTGGGGGAACGCTGGACGTGTTCGCGGGCGTGGCCAAACGGGCTCCCCGAGCCTTTCAGCGGCTAGGGCTGGAGTGGCTGTGGCGGGTGGCCCGAAATCCACGGAAGATGCGGAAGGTTCTCTCGCTTCCTACGTTTGTACTGATGGTGCTACGAAACCAAAGCGTTGTGTAAGGAGGGATTGGATTGCCGACCTACGGTTACATCTGCACAGAGTGCGACCACGAGTTCGAGGTGTTCCAGAGCGCGACCGCCCCACCCGTCTCCACCTGCGAGCGATGCGGAGGCAAGGTCCGGAAGCAGATTCACGCTGTGGGCATAGCCTTCAAGGGCGCTGGCTTTCACATCAACGACTACTCGTCGCGCCCCAGCACACCCCCTGCATGCGAGGCAAGCTCTAAGTCCGAGACCCCCTGCGCATCCGGGGGCTGTTGCCCCCTGAACTCGGACTAGCCGACTTTCTGCCCGTGGGGCAGACACACGCTCGGAAAGAGATACGCCCCGCCAGTCCATGTGGCGGGGCGTAGAGCAATTTCTGGCCTACCTTCTTAGAACGCCATGTCGGCGGATGGGCCGGGGGCGTTGCGGTTCTTCTTCGCTTCCGCGCCGATGCGGTGCACCAACTCCACCCAGTCCAGCGGCACGAAGAGCTCGGCCGTGGTCGTCTTCCCGTCATAGGAGGCGCTGAAAGTCAGCCCGTCGTCCCCGAACAGCTTGTGCCAATCCCAAGCGGGTCCTCTATCCTTCTCGGCAGCGTCCTTCATGAGGGTTGGTAGGTCTGCCATCAGCGTGAAGCGACCTGCCTTCAGCCCACGGTCCACCATTCGCTTGAAACGAGGGTCGGACCGCAGCGCATTCGCATCGCTCCCCGAAGAGTCCACCACTTGCTTCAGCAAAGTCAGCGAAGTGGAGGCGACGACGGTTTTCCCGAGTATCGCATAGCACGGCGTCTTGCCCTTCGCGTTCGGGTCGCCGGACACGTCGAGCAGATGAATCGTGGTGGTGCCATACGGTTGCGACGAGAACCTTGCCTTCGGCCCCCCCTTGTCGAAGCGGCCGGAGTCGATGGCCAACCGCAGCTTCTCGATGAAGGTGGCCGGGTCGGCACCGTTCGCATCATCCGCGATGAACAGCGCATCGGGGTCGTCGTTACCGGGCACCTGAGACGGGTAAAGGGCGACCGTGAACTCCCCTCGGAACGCGGGGACAACGTCCTTCTCGAGGTCGAAGCCCGTCTCGGACCGGAACTTCGCCAACCCTTCCTCCATCTCGCGCTTCGACTCGGGCTTGGCGAGTGCGAAGTTGCGTAACGTGTCATAGATAGCGGCGGGCTGTGACAGCGCCGCGAGTCCATAGGCCCCGCGCGGCAGCAAGCCGAGTGAATCGAGGCTCAGGACCGGCAGATTCGCTAGGGGCTGCATCTCCTTCACCTCGTCGGCGCTGAACGGCGCACGCACGGAGCAGAGCAACCCATCGTTGCGAATGGCGAGGCCCGCGGCGAACCACCCGTTATGGCGGAAGGGGTTCGCGCCCTTCAACTCACGCTCGGCTTCCTTGCCCGCCTCGCGCAGCAACGAGTTGGAAACGAACAGCATTGCGTTCGCGTCGTCGGGGAGCGCCTTTCTGGCTTCCTGGTAGGCGGCGAGGTCGGCGGCGGAAGGCGACTTGCCCGCTTTCACGGCAATCACCCGACGCATCGACTCCTCGTTGGGTGAGATGATCAGGTAGTTCCCGAGGACAGCAGCCGTAGACTTCTTGTCAATCACGTAGGCTTGCTCGCCCTCGAGTCTGTAGCCCCGCAGGTGCTTCTCCAGCGACGAGCTCACGGCCCCGGGGTTGCCGACCGCCATCAGGAGCGCGGCATACTTCGGCTCCTTGCCCTCCTCGATGCCCCACACTCCCACGGCGAAGCTATTCTTGATGTGCGGGCGGATCTCTCGAACTAGCTCGTTCTGAGCGGCAGCCTCGGCAATCTCCTTCTCGAGTTCGTCCAGCAGGCCTTCTTGCTTGAGTGCATCGCCTATGGCCTTGAAGGTCTGCGCCTGAGCCGGGCTGGGCGACAGGTCTACCGTGATGATGGCCTGGGCGTCAGCAGGCATGAAGCCGATTGCTAACTCCCCTGGGCGGTCGAATAGGACCTTGTAGCCGACTGCGCCAGCCCCAACGACCGCGGCGATGGCCGCCACTCCCCACCAGGACGCACCACCACGAAGCCCGCGCGGGCGGGCACCGGCAGCATGTGAACGCAGGTTCCCCACTCTCATCCCTCCACGAGGCACCACCGTGCGACGGACGGTGCCTGCATCTACGCTACTTACCTTCCACGTCTGCACCGGGTTGCACCTCGCACGGAGTCGAGGGAGATTCGATCGATTTGACAGGTCGTTACACTAGCTGAGACGGATACATACAAAACAATCCGCTGTCTTGATCGTCAGAATGGCCGAGAAGGACCTAACCGGAAGGTCGGTCCCCCGAAATTAAAGGAGTTTGTGTATGAAGAGGCTGTTGATTGGCCTGCTAGGAGTAGCCCTTTTCGCCGCGATGGCGTTGGCCGTTGGCGAGGGAGTCGCATTCGGAAGCGGCACGATCCAGATGCCCAATCGCGCCTTGGGAGTGTTCAGCTTCCACGCGGGCTCGTTCGATGGCAACATCAGAGGGTTTCTGAACTTCCGAGAGGTGCTTCGGTCCAACACCGGGCGCGAGAAGACGATCCACACCGTTCGCCTTAAAGTCGAGAAGTTCGAGTGCCGGGATAAGAACGCCGTGTTCTCTGGGCCAGCTTTGTTCGACGGCAGGCAGGCCTACGCCGAGGTGTTCGTATCGGATCGCTGGTACCCCGGCAGCCCCCTCGACGTCTTGGATCATTTCGAGATGAAGGTGTTCTCGCCGGACGGCAACGCAGTGTATCGGGCCGGCGGTCCGGTGCGCGGCGACATCGTCGTACGCTGTGGCCCTCCTCCCGGGCGTCTGTAGTTCGTAGAGTTCTCACCTCTGCCTGTCTACCGTACCAGGGCCGCTCATCGCAGCGGCCCTGCTTCATAGCTGTTCTCCCAAGGAACTGGCATGGCGAAGTCGAAAGTACAAAAGCAGTACGCAGTGCCGGGTGCCCAAGGCCCGGCGTTCGAGGTGGGGGATGAGCGAGGAAAAGAAGCCCGAGCTCAGTCGAAGGCAATTCCTAAAGTCGGTAGGTGCAGCGGCGGCCGTTGCGACCGTAGGTGGAGCCGCTGGGCTGCACAAAGGTCACCCCGAGACCGTGGGAAGCCCGGCGAGCGTGACACCACAGGGTGTCGGCGAGCGGACGGTCAGTCTGAATGTGAACGGCGAAGTCCATCGGCTGCTCCTGGAGCCACGCATGACTTTGTTGGACGCGATTCGTGATAGGCTGGGCCTCACTGGATCCAAACGAGTGTGCGACCGAGGCACCTGCGGCGCTTGCACCGTATACCTCGACGGCAAACCCATCTATGCGTGCCTGAAACTCGCCGTCGACTGCGAGGGCCACAAGGTCGAGACGGTTGAAAGCCTCGCGCCCGACGGCAAGCTGAATGCTGTTCAGCAGGCGTTCGTGAACCACGACTCGCTGCAATGCGGGTTTTGCACGCCCGGCTTCGTGATGTGTGTGAATCATCTGTTGAAGACGAACAAAAGCCCGAGTTTGGCGGATATCAAGAACGCTTGCTCGGGCAACGTGTGCCGATGCGGCACGTACACACGCATCTTCGAGGCCGCCGAGAGCGCAGCGAAGGCGATGAGGGAGGGAGCCTAACATGTCGGAGTGGAACGACCGCTCGAAGACCAAGTATGTCGGTCAGCGGGTGACGCGCGTCGAGGGGCCCCTCAAGGTGTCGGGGCGGGCGAAATACACGTACGACATTCAGCTCCCCGACATGCTATACGGTGCCATCCTTGGCTCGCCCCACGCCGCGGCGCAGGTTAAGTCCGTGGATATCTCGGAGGCGGAACGAATGCCCGGGGTGAAGGCCGTGCACGTGGTTGCAGGGCCGGGAACCAACCTCAGGCACCAGGGGCAGGACGTCGCGGCAGTGGCGGCGACAACGGAGCAGCAAGCACGCGATGCGCTGCGGGCAATCCGGGTCGAGTACGAGGTTCGCCCCCATCGAGTCATTACACAAGTCGCCTCTCAAGACCCGGAGCGGATGGAGCCCTTCCCTGCTCTTTCCGACGAAGCGCAGACCGCACTCCGTGCGGCCGACGCGACCATTGAGGGCTCCTACAGCGTCCCTGTCCGCATTCACACCTGCCTGGAGACTCATGGTTGCGTGGTGCGTTGGGACGGAGATGACCGATTCACCATGTGGTGCTCCACCCAGGCCGTACACGGCGTGCGTGGCGGCATGGCGCAGAACCAAGGCGTGCCCGCGGGGAACGTCCGCGTGATCTGCGAGCATATGGGTGGGGGGTTCGGCAGCAAGCTGGGACCGGGCAGCGAGTTCGCCGTCTGCGCCGCGCTGGCGAAGAAGGCGAAGGCTCCTGTCAAGTTGATGCGCGACCGCCACACCGAGCAGTTGACCACGGGCAACGGTCCGGATGCCCATGCTCGCGTGAGGGCGGGCGCTCGCAAGGACGGAAAGCTGGCAGTGATTGCGGCGGATTGCTTCGGCACCTCCGGCTACAGTGCGCAATGGGGAATGCCCTTTCCGTACGTGTACCGAGCGGAGACACGGGCGGTGAGATCTCGGCCCGTTCGCACCAATTGCGGGTCCGATGCGCCACTTCGCGCACCCATGCATCCGCAGGCTTGCGCGATCACCGAGCAAGTGGTGGATGAGCTGGCCTATGCTCTGGGCATGGATCCGCTGGAGCTGCGGCTGGCAAACACCGACGGGGTACGCAAACAGCAGTTCGAGTTGGGAGCAAAACTCTTCGGGTGGGAGAAGCGGAACCCGAAGCCTGGGTCGGACGGCGGGCGCTTCCGGCGCGGCATGGGGGTGGGAACGTCCGCGTGGGGTGGCGGCGGGGGCCCCGGCTCTCGAGTAGAGCTCACGATTCACCGAGACGCCACGATCGAGGTTAAGCTAGGCACCCAGGACCTCGGCACCGGTACCCGCACCTACGTGGCTTCCATCGTTGCGGAAGATCTCGGGGTGGATATCTCTCAGGTTCGCGCCATGATCGGTGACAGCGACTTCGGCTACTCCGGTGCGAGCGGGGGGTCCACCACTACGGCATCGGTAGCACCTGCGGTGAAAACGGCGTCGCTCGAAGCGAGGAGGCAGCTTTTCGAGAAGGCTGCCGAGATGGTCGGCCAGCCCGCCGAGGAACTCGACGCTCGCGACGGCAAGGTGTTCGTTTCGAGCGACCCGTCGAAGAGCATCACGTTTGCCGAAGTCTGCTCTAGGCTCGGTGTCGCGGGGATCGTGGCGAACGGGACCTTCGATGCTTCGTTGCAGCAGGGCGGCGTCGCGGGGGTGCAGTTCGCGGAGGTGGAAGTGGACATGTGGACCGGCCGTGTGCGGCCCATTCGCGTTCTGGCAGTCCATGACTGCGGCTACTGGATGAACCGACTGACCACCGAGAGCCAGATCATCGGCGGCGTCATTCAAGGCATTGGCATGGCGCTACTCGAAGAGCGCAAGATGGACGAGAACACGGGCCGATGCCTGAACCCGGACCTGGAGCAGTACAAGTTGCCCGGACCGTGGGAGATGCCCGAGATTGTGCCACACCTTTTCGAGACGCACCAGAAAGTGGCGGGCATAGGCGAGCCGCCGGTCATCCCAACTGCAGGCGCCATTGCCAACGCCGTGTTCCACGCGTCGGGCCTGCGCATTCGGCACCTACCTATCACCCCGCGGAAGCTCTTGGAGGCGATGGATGAACGCGTTTGAGTGGGTAACACCCAAAGACCTGAAGGGAGCCGTCTCCGCACTGAGTGGCGACAGCGCCAAAGTGCTCGCGGGTGGGATTGACCTGCTATGCGAGATGAAAGAGGGGCTTGTCACCCCCTCGCACGTCGTCAACCTGAAATCCATCGCCGGGCTGAACCAGATGGTGGGAAGAGACGACCTGCGGATCGGCGCTCTGGTCACGCTGACGGAGCTTGCCGAATCGGAGTCTGTCAGGTCGCAGTACAAGGCGGTGGCGGAGGCCGCATTGTCCGTCGGTTCGCCGCAGATCCGGAACGTGGGGACGGTGGGCGGGAACCTGTGCCAACGGCCCCGCTGTTGGTATTACCGCGACGTCGCAATCGAGTGCTTGAAAAAGGGCGGCGACCGCTGCTTTGCGGAGGACGGCGAGAACGAGTACCACGCGATCTTGGGCGGGGGGCCTTGCCACATCGTGCATCCTTCGGACCTCGCCCCGGCTCTGATCGCCTTCGACGCCAAGGTGGAGATTCAGGGCACGTCAGCGCGCTCGCTTCCGTTGCTCGACTTCTTCGTGCTGCCTGCGGTGAACTGGGGGCAAGAGAACGTTCTGGCCCCGAACGAGATCGTGACCGCCGTGACGCTGCCCAAGGCGACGGCGGGCTGGAAGAGCGCCTACTACAAGTTCCGCGAGCGGGAGTCTTTCGATTGGGCGTTGGCGAGCGCAGCCGTAACGCTGCGAATGTCGGGCAACACCGTCCAGGACTGTCGGGTAGTGCTCGGCGGGGTGGCGCCAATTCCATGGCGGTCCAAGGAAGCGGAATCGGCCTTGAAAGGCAAGACTATAAGCCCCGCCCTAGCCGAAGCTGCGGGCAAGGCCGCGGTCACGGGGGCGAAGCCGCTGAAGCACAACGGCTACAAGGTGCGGTTGGCAGCCAACGTGGTTCGAATCGCGTTGCTTCGCGCCGCAGGGTTAGAGGAGGCCTAGGGATGGAGCAAGCCGAACGCGTCCGCTGCATCTACCTGTACTGCAAGAACGAGCAATACGAGGAGATCCCGCCGCCCGAGTTGGACCCCGATCACGTCTCCCCTCCGAAGCACTACTGGTGCGGGAGGACCTTGAGCTCCTTTGGGCCGGACGGCGAGGAAGCGTGCCTGGAGGCGTGTGGTCCGGGCCGCTCCTGCCACGCCGCCCACACGGCTGTGCAACAGGGAACCTGAGACATACGCGGTCAGTTACCGTCAATTTAACGGGTGGCCGACTCTGCGCTTGGGGCGTGGCTGCGTGCCCATCCAGCTGTGGTGGCTGGGTAGAGGTCGCTTGCTGAGCACGCACAAGGGTAGAATGGCTGCGAATAACCCCGTACAAGGGAGGGTCATTAGATGCGAAATTGGATTTCGCTGTTGGCGGTCGCCGTACTGGTCGGTTCGTTTGCGTTCGGAACCATGGCAAGAGCGCAGGACGTCCAGCCGGTCGGCCTGACCGTCCGAGCGGGTGCGTTCTTCCCCACGGAGAGTGAGACGCGCGACGCTACGGAAGACGTCTGGTTCACTGCGGGTCTGGAGTACAAGCTCGGGAACCTCGGCGAGCCCGACTACAGCAACAACTACCGCGCGGAGTACTCGGTCAGCGGGGACTACTACGGCTCCGGTGACTTCACCGCCATTCCCGTGCTGGTGAACTATGTCGGCCGCGTGGACACGTTCCGGTACAGCCTGGGCCTCGGCGTCACATTCGCCGATACGCCTGACGACAACAACAAGACCGTGTTCGGCTACCGGTTCGCCGTGGGTTACGAGTTCGCGACGGGCTCGACCCCGTTCTTTATCGAGGGCGGCTATATGGGCGCCTCCGGTTCGGGCATCGGATCGAAGCTCAACGGGTTCTTCGCTGGAGTGGGCTTCCGCTTCTAGGCGGAGACCCGTTCTCTGACATATAGGGCTCGCCCCTCGACGGGGCGAGCCCGTTGTCTTTACGCTGTATTTAGCGACAAAAGGCACGGTCGCGGATACAATCACAGGCGATGAAATGGCTGCTGCTCGCCGGTGGGCTGTTGGTCGCCTTCTGGATCACGGCTATGGCGTTGCGACCGCCGGAAGCTGGCCCTGGTGTAATCAAGCTGCGCGTATGGGGCATGAGCCTGGGGGAGGAAGACAAGGGCTTCGCGGCGCAGATCCGCGAGTTCGAACGCAGAAACCCCGGCATCGAGGTCTCGGTGCTCTCGATGGGCGCGGGGGCCATGAACCCCCAGAAGCTCCTGACGGCCATCGTCGGCAAGTCGCCCCCTGATCTCGTCTTCCAAGACCGCTTCACCATCGGCGACTGGGCAAGTCGTGGCGCGTTCGAACCTCTCGATGACCTGTTGGAAAGAGACCGAGACGACCCAATGTGCCCGCGGCAGGAAGACTACTACCCGGCGACCTGGAGTGAAGCCGTCTACAGGGGCAAGGTGTACGCGATCCCGGCGGGGACGGACGACCGGGCGCTCTACTGGAATCGAGAGGTCTTTCGACAAGCCGCTCCGAGGCTGCGTAAAGCCGGGCTGGACCCGACCCGCCCACCGAGAACCTGGTCCGAGCTCAAAGCCTACGCGCTGGCGCTGACCGAGCGGCGACCGGACGGCACGTTCAAGCGCATCGGCTTCATCCCGAACTTCGGGAACTCGTGGCTGTACCTCTACTCGTGGCAGATGAACGGAGAGTTCATGTCGCCGGACGGGAAGACGTGCACGCTGGACAATCCACGCACGCGGAAGGCCCTGGAGTTCATGGTCGAGATGTATGACATGCTCGGCGGTATCGAGCGAATCGAGGGCTTCGTATCGGGCTTTCAAGGGAACGAGTTGGACCCTTTCCTCACGGGCAAGCTGGCGATGAAGATCGACGGGAGCTGGTCGCTTGGGCACATCGCACGATATCGTCCCACGCTCGATTTCGGTGTCGCGCCCGCGCCGGTACCGGACGATCGCTATTACCGACGCGGCGAGTTCCGCGATGAGAAGGACACCTTCATCACCTGGGGCGGCGGCTTCTCCTACGCGATCCCCACTGGCTCGAAGAATGTAGAGGCCGCTTGGAAGTTCATCAAGTGGATGACCAGCCCGGAGTCGGCTGTGCTGGACGTGCGGGTGCAGGGTGAGTACTACGCGAGCCTCGGACGCATCAATGTGATGACGTTCCGCGCCAACCGGATTGCCACCGAACGCCTCTACCGTGAGTTCCGGCCCGAGTCGGAGAACCTGGCTGCGGGCCTGCGACAGTTTATCGATCTGCTGCCGACCGCGCGGTTCCGCCCCGTGACATTCGTCGGGCAGAAGCTATGGGATGAGCATGTGCGCGCGTTCGACCAAGCCGTGCGCCACGTGCAGACACCCGAGGACGCATTGCGCAACGGCCGTCTCGCCGTGCAGAGAGAGCTGGACAGGGTGTCGGAGATCGAGCGGTATCCAGAGGTGCCCGCTGCAGCGATAGACTTGGTGGCGGGTCTCGTGATCGGCGGCGTGCTGGGTGGGATCGTGTTCGCGTTGTTGAGGGTTCGTCGAATGAGCCGACTCGCGCGGGGAGAGGCGCTGGCGGGCTATGCGTTTATCACCCCTTGGGTGCTCGGGTTCGTGTGTTTCACGGCGGGGCCGATTCTCGTCTCCATCCTACTCAGCTTCTGTCACTACGATGCGATGCACCCTGCCAGGTGGGTGGGTACGGCCAACTACTCCGA
Encoded proteins:
- a CDS encoding WecB/TagA/CpsF family glycosyltransferase — encoded protein: MTSVQLASGPTPAGTVLGIPIHVTTMSDALRRVQEFIREGVPRLVVTLDAGGLVLAARDPEWAKLLESADLITPDSSGIVWALRRSGLAIGGRVAGCDMAGELCRLSQQHGYRVYLLGGAPGVAEKAACALTATYPGCSIVGFDHGYFQEAEEPEVLSRIANAKPDILLVAMGMPRQEKWIARHRERLGVPVSIGVGGTLDVFAGVAKRAPRAFQRLGLEWLWRVARNPRKMRKVLSLPTFVLMVLRNQSVV
- a CDS encoding DUF3352 domain-containing protein, whose translation is MGNLRSHAAGARPRGLRGGASWWGVAAIAAVVGAGAVGYKVLFDRPGELAIGFMPADAQAIITVDLSPSPAQAQTFKAIGDALKQEGLLDELEKEIAEAAAQNELVREIRPHIKNSFAVGVWGIEEGKEPKYAALLMAVGNPGAVSSSLEKHLRGYRLEGEQAYVIDKKSTAAVLGNYLIISPNEESMRRVIAVKAGKSPSAADLAAYQEARKALPDDANAMLFVSNSLLREAGKEAERELKGANPFRHNGWFAAGLAIRNDGLLCSVRAPFSADEVKEMQPLANLPVLSLDSLGLLPRGAYGLAALSQPAAIYDTLRNFALAKPESKREMEEGLAKFRSETGFDLEKDVVPAFRGEFTVALYPSQVPGNDDPDALFIADDANGADPATFIEKLRLAIDSGRFDKGGPKARFSSQPYGTTTIHLLDVSGDPNAKGKTPCYAILGKTVVASTSLTLLKQVVDSSGSDANALRSDPRFKRMVDRGLKAGRFTLMADLPTLMKDAAEKDRGPAWDWHKLFGDDGLTFSASYDGKTTTAELFVPLDWVELVHRIGAEAKKNRNAPGPSADMAF
- a CDS encoding (2Fe-2S)-binding protein: MSEEKKPELSRRQFLKSVGAAAAVATVGGAAGLHKGHPETVGSPASVTPQGVGERTVSLNVNGEVHRLLLEPRMTLLDAIRDRLGLTGSKRVCDRGTCGACTVYLDGKPIYACLKLAVDCEGHKVETVESLAPDGKLNAVQQAFVNHDSLQCGFCTPGFVMCVNHLLKTNKSPSLADIKNACSGNVCRCGTYTRIFEAAESAAKAMREGA
- a CDS encoding xanthine dehydrogenase family protein molybdopterin-binding subunit gives rise to the protein MSEWNDRSKTKYVGQRVTRVEGPLKVSGRAKYTYDIQLPDMLYGAILGSPHAAAQVKSVDISEAERMPGVKAVHVVAGPGTNLRHQGQDVAAVAATTEQQARDALRAIRVEYEVRPHRVITQVASQDPERMEPFPALSDEAQTALRAADATIEGSYSVPVRIHTCLETHGCVVRWDGDDRFTMWCSTQAVHGVRGGMAQNQGVPAGNVRVICEHMGGGFGSKLGPGSEFAVCAALAKKAKAPVKLMRDRHTEQLTTGNGPDAHARVRAGARKDGKLAVIAADCFGTSGYSAQWGMPFPYVYRAETRAVRSRPVRTNCGSDAPLRAPMHPQACAITEQVVDELAYALGMDPLELRLANTDGVRKQQFELGAKLFGWEKRNPKPGSDGGRFRRGMGVGTSAWGGGGGPGSRVELTIHRDATIEVKLGTQDLGTGTRTYVASIVAEDLGVDISQVRAMIGDSDFGYSGASGGSTTTASVAPAVKTASLEARRQLFEKAAEMVGQPAEELDARDGKVFVSSDPSKSITFAEVCSRLGVAGIVANGTFDASLQQGGVAGVQFAEVEVDMWTGRVRPIRVLAVHDCGYWMNRLTTESQIIGGVIQGIGMALLEERKMDENTGRCLNPDLEQYKLPGPWEMPEIVPHLFETHQKVAGIGEPPVIPTAGAIANAVFHASGLRIRHLPITPRKLLEAMDERV
- a CDS encoding xanthine dehydrogenase family protein subunit M, whose translation is MNAFEWVTPKDLKGAVSALSGDSAKVLAGGIDLLCEMKEGLVTPSHVVNLKSIAGLNQMVGRDDLRIGALVTLTELAESESVRSQYKAVAEAALSVGSPQIRNVGTVGGNLCQRPRCWYYRDVAIECLKKGGDRCFAEDGENEYHAILGGGPCHIVHPSDLAPALIAFDAKVEIQGTSARSLPLLDFFVLPAVNWGQENVLAPNEIVTAVTLPKATAGWKSAYYKFRERESFDWALASAAVTLRMSGNTVQDCRVVLGGVAPIPWRSKEAESALKGKTISPALAEAAGKAAVTGAKPLKHNGYKVRLAANVVRIALLRAAGLEEA
- a CDS encoding extracellular solute-binding protein encodes the protein MKWLLLAGGLLVAFWITAMALRPPEAGPGVIKLRVWGMSLGEEDKGFAAQIREFERRNPGIEVSVLSMGAGAMNPQKLLTAIVGKSPPDLVFQDRFTIGDWASRGAFEPLDDLLERDRDDPMCPRQEDYYPATWSEAVYRGKVYAIPAGTDDRALYWNREVFRQAAPRLRKAGLDPTRPPRTWSELKAYALALTERRPDGTFKRIGFIPNFGNSWLYLYSWQMNGEFMSPDGKTCTLDNPRTRKALEFMVEMYDMLGGIERIEGFVSGFQGNELDPFLTGKLAMKIDGSWSLGHIARYRPTLDFGVAPAPVPDDRYYRRGEFRDEKDTFITWGGGFSYAIPTGSKNVEAAWKFIKWMTSPESAVLDVRVQGEYYASLGRINVMTFRANRIATERLYREFRPESENLAAGLRQFIDLLPTARFRPVTFVGQKLWDEHVRAFDQAVRHVQTPEDALRNGRLAVQRELDRVSEIERYPEVPAAAIDLVAGLVIGGVLGGIVFALLRVRRMSRLARGEALAGYAFITPWVLGFVCFTAGPILVSILLSFCHYDAMHPARWVGTANYSELFTSDWAKFGKAAYNVFYLAVIGVPLNLVTGLAIAMLLNTGVRGMTVYRTGFYIPAVAPIVAAGVLWAWVLSGDPEKGLLNAALRVVWSGELPGWLSSATWSKPALIVMGLWGAGGGMVLWLAGLQGVPKQLYEAARIDGANSWQCFRKITLPQISPYLFFNVIMGSIGALQEFDRIYIMRPPGSEGVGPVDSLLVPVFYLFDNGFKYFRMGYASSIAWVLFVVVLALTVIQLKLAPRWVYYEGARAKE